In Armatimonadota bacterium, a single genomic region encodes these proteins:
- the pdxT gene encoding pyridoxal 5'-phosphate synthase glutaminase subunit PdxT — protein sequence MHVGVLAVQGDFEKHIHSLQSLETPPHTSEVRTVEDLSLVDRLIIPGGESTTVGLLLQRYGLAEAIQVRAEEGMPIWGTCMGMIMLASKVEGRVQFSLGLLNITVRRNAFGAQVHSFEAPVEMKGLQEPVLGVFIRAPIVTELDSQVEILATYDDKVVAVRQGNILGTSFHPELTEDTRLHDWFCKI from the coding sequence ATGCACGTCGGAGTTCTTGCGGTTCAGGGCGATTTTGAGAAACATATTCACTCTCTACAAAGCCTCGAAACCCCACCTCATACCTCAGAAGTTCGTACCGTCGAAGACCTTTCCCTGGTTGACCGACTTATCATCCCTGGTGGAGAAAGCACGACGGTTGGTCTCCTACTGCAGCGATACGGTCTGGCTGAGGCTATCCAAGTCCGTGCTGAGGAAGGGATGCCGATATGGGGAACATGTATGGGGATGATTATGCTTGCCTCGAAGGTTGAGGGCCGGGTGCAGTTCAGCCTTGGCCTCCTCAATATCACCGTTCGCAGAAACGCCTTCGGCGCGCAAGTTCACTCGTTCGAAGCTCCGGTTGAGATGAAAGGACTTCAAGAGCCGGTGCTCGGAGTCTTCATCCGGGCGCCCATCGTCACAGAACTGGACTCTCAAGTTGAGATTTTGGCAACTTACGATGACAAAGTCGTTGCCGTGAGACAGGGCAACATCCTTGGCACAAGCTTCCATCCGGAACTGACTGAGGACACTCGGCTTCACGACTGGTTCTGCAAGATCTAG
- a CDS encoding TIGR01777 family oxidoreductase: MGKIIIAGGTGLIGSAVSAELRVRGHDVQLLSRTAGPNRIVWDGISVGPWVDSLRGAQTIINLAGSSISVKFTPENRENILESRTQPTAVIGQALAQIGETPHWINGSAIGFYGNRGGEICTEETPSGTGFLPETCVEWERQFLESPAYCPKSVVRIGVVLDHGGGAFPKLQTLTKAFLGGQVGDGEQYISWIHIKDLVALFCWLVENGQGGVFNGSAPNPVKNQEFMSELRKAENRPWSPPVPAALMRLIGATVGPDASLLLDSTRAVPKAALDLGFTFRYPTIREALQDLCTK, from the coding sequence ATGGGCAAGATTATCATCGCGGGCGGTACGGGGTTGATTGGGTCTGCGGTGTCTGCTGAGCTTCGCGTTCGGGGGCATGACGTTCAATTGCTTTCGAGGACGGCTGGGCCCAACCGGATTGTCTGGGACGGGATTTCGGTGGGTCCATGGGTTGACTCGTTGAGGGGAGCCCAAACGATCATCAACCTGGCGGGCAGCTCCATTTCGGTGAAATTCACGCCCGAGAACAGAGAGAACATCCTTGAATCGAGAACTCAGCCAACAGCCGTCATCGGTCAGGCTTTGGCCCAAATTGGTGAAACTCCGCATTGGATCAACGGGTCTGCAATCGGCTTTTATGGAAATCGGGGAGGTGAGATATGTACAGAGGAGACGCCTTCTGGAACCGGATTCTTGCCGGAGACCTGCGTTGAATGGGAACGCCAATTCCTCGAAAGCCCTGCTTACTGCCCGAAGTCCGTTGTGAGAATTGGCGTTGTCCTCGATCACGGCGGTGGAGCATTCCCAAAGCTTCAAACCTTGACGAAAGCGTTTCTTGGTGGGCAAGTCGGCGACGGCGAGCAGTACATCAGCTGGATCCATATTAAAGATCTGGTCGCCCTCTTTTGTTGGCTTGTTGAAAACGGTCAAGGAGGGGTATTCAATGGCAGCGCTCCGAATCCAGTCAAGAACCAGGAGTTCATGAGCGAGCTGAGGAAGGCCGAAAACCGCCCTTGGTCTCCGCCAGTTCCGGCGGCATTGATGAGGCTCATCGGTGCGACCGTTGGCCCTGATGCTTCGCTATTGCTCGACTCGACAAGAGCCGTGCCCAAAGCGGCACTCGACCTAGGTTTTACGTTCCGGTACCCAACCATTCGCGAAGCCCTGCAAGACCTCTGCACCAAGTAG
- the tig gene encoding trigger factor yields the protein MQVTREDLNPCTVKLNIACSPDQVKDAFDKAVKSIAKEIRLPGFRPGHAPKAMVEKYINPEELYRQAADELIRRTYDKAVAEQKLDVDAGVRPSVELTALDRDSHKGEYSAKVPLPPKIKLSEYKGLSANRQSLDVTDEEVEFQIDELRKRQSSREAITHRSAGEGDYGVVNIKPEGDAGEGKNFMVVLGQTFEGLDNALKGMNAEEMKSTELTFPDTFSDSTWAGRKMKVQVTLNSLSAVTLPALDESFAKSLKTESVDELKTRMRDSIVEAKKQMSNDMLQEQLLEKLRESSEISVSDNMWEALANQRLTEIAEQQAQQGKSLEQYAAENGMVIDDLVKAWHEQAKVHVERAMIVREIFSAEKLAITNDELNEELFAMAQEYQMEPMELLEAMRRSGSLQELQFRAISRKVTNFLIENANITEGEAAAEKPAKKASAKKADAAPAEEAPKKKAPAKKKAE from the coding sequence ATGCAAGTCACACGAGAAGATTTGAACCCTTGTACCGTCAAGCTAAACATCGCTTGCTCGCCTGACCAGGTCAAGGATGCCTTCGATAAGGCAGTGAAGTCGATTGCCAAAGAGATTCGCCTCCCCGGTTTCCGCCCTGGCCACGCGCCGAAGGCGATGGTTGAGAAGTACATCAACCCCGAAGAGCTTTACCGACAAGCCGCCGACGAGCTGATTCGACGCACCTATGACAAGGCCGTTGCCGAGCAGAAGCTGGATGTTGATGCCGGTGTTAGACCTTCGGTCGAACTGACTGCTTTGGACCGCGACAGCCACAAGGGCGAGTATTCCGCCAAGGTTCCGCTGCCTCCGAAGATTAAGCTTTCTGAGTACAAAGGTCTTTCTGCCAATCGCCAGTCACTTGACGTGACTGACGAAGAAGTCGAATTTCAGATTGATGAGCTCCGGAAGCGACAGTCGTCGCGTGAAGCGATCACTCACCGTTCCGCTGGAGAGGGTGACTACGGAGTCGTCAACATCAAGCCAGAGGGCGATGCTGGTGAAGGAAAGAACTTCATGGTTGTTCTTGGTCAGACATTTGAAGGTCTCGACAATGCTCTGAAGGGCATGAACGCCGAGGAGATGAAGTCGACCGAACTCACCTTCCCAGACACCTTTAGCGATTCGACTTGGGCAGGGCGAAAGATGAAGGTTCAGGTCACCTTGAACTCCCTCAGCGCAGTTACTCTTCCGGCTCTGGATGAGTCGTTTGCCAAGTCGCTGAAGACTGAGAGTGTTGATGAGCTGAAGACGCGAATGAGAGACAGCATCGTTGAGGCGAAGAAGCAGATGTCGAACGACATGCTTCAAGAGCAACTTCTTGAAAAGCTTCGAGAGTCGTCCGAGATTTCCGTCAGCGACAACATGTGGGAAGCCCTGGCAAACCAGCGGCTGACCGAGATTGCCGAGCAGCAAGCTCAGCAGGGCAAGTCGCTTGAGCAGTACGCTGCCGAGAACGGAATGGTCATCGATGACCTGGTGAAGGCTTGGCACGAGCAGGCCAAGGTTCACGTCGAGCGAGCGATGATCGTTCGGGAAATCTTCTCGGCTGAGAAGCTGGCGATCACCAACGATGAGCTGAATGAAGAGCTCTTCGCAATGGCGCAGGAATATCAGATGGAGCCAATGGAACTTCTAGAAGCCATGCGCCGATCAGGTTCCTTGCAGGAACTCCAGTTCCGAGCGATCTCGCGAAAGGTAACCAACTTCTTGATCGAAAACGCGAACATCACCGAAGGCGAGGCTGCGGCCGAGAAGCCAGCAAAGAAGGCCTCGGCAAAGAAAGCTGACGCAGCTCCGGCTGAAGAAGCTCCCAAGAAGAAGGCTCCAGCTAAGAAAAAGGCTGAGTAG
- a CDS encoding phytanoyl-CoA dioxygenase family protein, with amino-acid sequence MQLFAGGQQLRTEESHFGLLSECAAAEAPQRLEENGYAFMRDFFDREAVLAVRLEIAERLDAEGFLDPSFPIEQCVAKPGLNLTFRPDISNASAALQRLIYSEGVIEFFSKTLGGEARHYDFTWLRVVAPGKGTFPHCDIVYMGRGTRNLLTMWVPYGDVPLSIGGLLILENSHKLLDLHQTYGRMDVDAICQTDQNQTAFSGFQESGAIDKDFLGLQTRFGGRWLSADYRAGDALIFGMQTIHGSLDNGSCQIRLSSDSRYQLASEPADERWVGENPIAHGADAKRNLIC; translated from the coding sequence GTGCAGTTATTCGCCGGAGGCCAGCAACTCAGAACTGAGGAGAGCCACTTTGGCCTACTCAGCGAGTGCGCTGCGGCGGAGGCACCCCAAAGACTTGAAGAAAACGGCTACGCCTTCATGCGAGATTTCTTCGATCGCGAAGCCGTTCTCGCCGTTCGGCTGGAAATTGCGGAACGACTCGATGCCGAAGGCTTTTTAGACCCGAGTTTTCCGATTGAGCAATGCGTCGCAAAACCTGGACTTAACCTCACGTTCCGACCCGATATCAGCAACGCATCGGCTGCGCTCCAAAGGCTGATCTACTCAGAAGGGGTCATAGAGTTCTTCTCCAAAACGCTCGGCGGCGAGGCGAGGCACTACGACTTCACCTGGCTCCGAGTCGTTGCCCCCGGCAAAGGGACGTTCCCTCACTGCGACATCGTGTACATGGGTCGCGGAACCCGGAACTTGTTGACGATGTGGGTACCTTATGGCGATGTCCCGCTGTCGATTGGCGGGCTGTTGATCCTCGAAAACTCGCATAAGCTGCTTGATCTTCACCAGACTTATGGGCGCATGGATGTGGATGCAATCTGCCAGACTGACCAGAATCAAACCGCGTTCTCGGGATTCCAGGAGTCCGGGGCGATTGACAAGGATTTCCTTGGGTTACAGACGCGGTTCGGCGGTCGTTGGCTATCGGCGGACTATCGGGCAGGCGATGCACTCATCTTTGGGATGCAAACGATCCACGGTAGCCTCGACAACGGCTCATGTCAGATTCGGCTGTCAAGCGACAGCCGTTACCAACTCGCTTCAGAGCCAGCGGACGAGCGTTGGGTTGGAGAGAACCCGATCGCACACGGCGCAGATGCCAAGCGAAATTTGATTTGCTAG
- a CDS encoding protease inhibitor I42 family protein, with product MRTLSFTVVFVAASAFAGQGKLQVLTEEYNGREIAVKKGESFVVSLKSNPTTGYQLHMISRGDEPWKLIKQQYQSEANSGRKTGVGGVERFEFKATRPGTARLTFVDVRSFDMKGTLATATPWQVSIVVK from the coding sequence GTGAGAACACTTTCTTTTACCGTCGTTTTCGTTGCCGCCTCCGCCTTTGCTGGTCAGGGGAAACTACAGGTACTCACCGAGGAATATAATGGCCGGGAGATTGCGGTGAAGAAAGGAGAGAGCTTTGTCGTGAGCCTCAAGTCGAATCCCACAACGGGTTATCAGTTGCACATGATTTCGCGAGGAGATGAGCCCTGGAAGCTCATCAAGCAACAGTATCAATCCGAAGCAAACTCAGGCCGAAAGACCGGCGTTGGGGGAGTCGAACGGTTTGAGTTTAAGGCGACAAGACCTGGAACTGCTCGACTCACGTTCGTAGACGTCCGTTCGTTTGACATGAAAGGGACGCTTGCGACAGCGACGCCTTGGCAAGTTTCCATCGTCGTGAAGTGA
- a CDS encoding tetratricopeptide repeat-containing diguanylate cyclase produces the protein MSSQFQEPVNANALQDARQTMASDPGLAAGEFAQLARRYQDDGEIELALEARRYHCFSHIMNLEIEEADRIALIFLKEANESGIARYLGIAQMYLGIISLETGEMGLACEFLEEALQTATEADDADLISRVQMNLGNAFFNFERYEEAIRSFSYGLENLAVGGGVSSISLGEYNVSSAYTLLAHQTFNQGGDPSNSILEARRHIKSAVARREIEDSTRALCELLLIQLQTLESGSVEASAFQAISEAAENIGAESVKIAVLETQCYCYEAAKDWESLYSVSLRAISTVKKKRSIKTLDRLLIFAATGAAGVGEYSHAYELLAEALDRIQTANSNQTSRRAHILDTKFEVQKAKFDQQVLRIRNQFLVERNRELEVEVKMDRLSGVLNRRGAEECLSSLATKNPGGFAVGLTDIDFFKRVNDTYGHGIGDQVIRAFAGILKCSGIGIIDVGRWGGEEFIFAFEATSDIEVAAAAEQISQDIRSFDWSVIQSDLKVTASVGIAVHDPHVHIDKTIETADAFLYAAKQAGRDCWMYRPQRRAA, from the coding sequence ATGTCGTCACAGTTCCAGGAACCGGTTAACGCAAACGCGCTCCAGGACGCTCGCCAAACAATGGCCAGCGACCCTGGCTTGGCGGCGGGTGAGTTCGCCCAACTGGCCCGGCGGTACCAGGATGACGGCGAAATCGAGTTGGCCCTCGAAGCACGCCGGTACCACTGTTTTTCGCACATCATGAACCTCGAAATCGAGGAAGCAGATCGAATCGCTCTCATCTTTCTGAAGGAGGCGAACGAATCTGGCATTGCTCGATATCTGGGAATTGCTCAGATGTACCTCGGAATCATCTCGCTCGAAACTGGCGAAATGGGTCTTGCCTGCGAGTTTCTCGAGGAAGCCCTTCAGACCGCTACGGAGGCCGACGATGCAGATCTGATAAGCCGAGTTCAGATGAACCTTGGCAACGCCTTCTTCAACTTTGAGCGTTACGAGGAAGCGATTCGATCCTTCAGTTACGGACTCGAAAACTTGGCAGTTGGTGGTGGTGTCTCCAGCATCAGCTTGGGTGAGTACAACGTCTCCTCGGCTTACACGCTTCTTGCCCACCAAACTTTCAATCAGGGTGGCGATCCATCGAACTCTATTCTTGAGGCTCGTCGTCATATCAAGTCTGCGGTCGCGCGACGAGAAATCGAGGACTCGACTCGCGCGCTTTGCGAGCTTCTTCTGATCCAGTTACAAACCCTTGAGTCCGGGTCAGTCGAAGCATCTGCTTTCCAAGCGATTTCTGAAGCAGCCGAAAACATCGGTGCCGAGTCAGTCAAGATCGCCGTTTTAGAGACGCAGTGTTACTGCTATGAGGCCGCCAAAGACTGGGAGTCGCTCTACTCCGTTTCTTTGAGAGCCATCAGCACGGTTAAGAAGAAGCGAAGCATAAAAACACTTGACCGGCTACTCATTTTTGCCGCGACTGGCGCCGCTGGGGTTGGGGAGTACAGCCACGCTTACGAACTCCTTGCTGAAGCACTTGACCGCATTCAGACCGCAAACTCCAATCAAACGAGCCGACGAGCGCACATCCTAGACACTAAGTTTGAAGTGCAAAAGGCCAAGTTTGATCAGCAAGTGTTGAGGATTCGGAACCAGTTCTTGGTAGAGCGAAATCGAGAGCTTGAAGTTGAAGTCAAAATGGACCGTCTCAGTGGCGTTCTCAATCGTCGGGGTGCCGAAGAGTGCTTGAGTTCACTCGCAACCAAGAATCCTGGCGGATTTGCGGTTGGACTCACCGACATCGACTTCTTCAAACGAGTCAATGATACTTACGGACACGGTATTGGGGATCAGGTGATCAGAGCCTTCGCGGGGATACTCAAGTGCAGCGGTATCGGCATCATTGATGTCGGGCGGTGGGGTGGCGAGGAATTTATCTTTGCATTCGAAGCAACCTCTGATATCGAGGTCGCGGCGGCGGCTGAGCAAATTTCTCAAGATATTCGATCCTTCGACTGGTCAGTGATTCAGAGTGACTTAAAGGTGACGGCTTCCGTAGGGATAGCGGTTCATGATCCGCATGTTCACATCGACAAGACGATAGAAACCGCGGACGCCTTCCTCTATGCGGCGAAGCAGGCAGGAAGGGATTGCTGGATGTACCGACCCCAACGCAGGGCTGCCTAG
- a CDS encoding Sir2 family NAD-dependent protein deacetylase has translation MKIVALTGAGISRESDLKTFRDEDGLWEGYSIEDVCTPRAFAQHPQRVLDFYNYRRQEVAKSVPNAAHLALAELAQKHEVRIITQNIDDLHERGGSSEVLHIHGEIFKARSVSDFDVQQEIRHNINVGDLAADGHQLRPHICFFEETPYDWETAIQFAEDADIFVVIGTSLTVYPAAGLLDISRAKRRILIDPKPNSRGRGGIEVIAERATVGVPRLVAELLG, from the coding sequence ATGAAGATTGTTGCCCTGACTGGAGCCGGAATATCGCGGGAGTCTGATCTGAAGACCTTTCGCGACGAGGATGGACTCTGGGAGGGTTATAGCATCGAAGATGTTTGCACCCCTCGCGCGTTCGCTCAGCATCCTCAGCGGGTGCTGGATTTCTATAACTATCGACGCCAGGAGGTTGCCAAATCGGTTCCGAATGCGGCCCATTTGGCCCTGGCTGAACTCGCACAAAAGCACGAAGTCCGGATCATCACTCAGAACATCGACGACCTGCATGAACGGGGTGGAAGCTCGGAAGTGCTTCATATTCACGGCGAAATCTTCAAAGCCCGGAGTGTCTCGGACTTTGACGTCCAGCAGGAGATTCGACACAACATCAATGTCGGCGACCTCGCGGCGGACGGACACCAACTGAGACCCCATATCTGCTTCTTCGAGGAAACTCCCTATGATTGGGAAACGGCGATTCAGTTTGCCGAAGACGCCGACATCTTCGTAGTGATCGGAACAAGCCTCACGGTCTACCCGGCTGCGGGTCTTCTCGACATTTCCCGAGCTAAGCGTCGAATCTTGATCGACCCAAAACCGAACTCTCGCGGACGGGGCGGGATCGAAGTGATCGCAGAACGGGCAACGGTCGGAGTTCCGCGACTCGTCGCGGAACTCCTCGGTTAG
- a CDS encoding arginase, with amino-acid sequence MIEIHSVPYDLGGARQGSRLGPDALRLAGLVPTLTDVLGEGTVSVGKRITTNLDVERSDTGLPFVDPLMSVLEPLKVATLATLEAGKLPLMLGGEHSLSVGPISACLEKYGSELAVFWIDAHADVNTPGVSPSLNVHGMPLALLSGADSGSGDNNIDSDWIRLQSVVGDTKLPIPHVSWLGLRDVDEGEQEPVGHGFPISMHRIDRYGIVDAWERIVQRIRDCGCRYLYVSFDVDVMDPILAPGTGTSVRGGLTYREAHLLAELMHDTLSSPNAPFKLIGLDLVEVSPIHDTNNQTATVTVEWVASLFGKRILRGAF; translated from the coding sequence GTGATCGAGATACACAGCGTTCCTTATGATCTAGGGGGCGCGCGACAAGGGAGTCGGCTCGGGCCGGATGCGCTGAGGCTTGCAGGATTGGTGCCGACTTTGACCGATGTTTTGGGTGAAGGCACCGTTTCGGTTGGCAAGCGAATCACAACAAACCTTGACGTTGAAAGGAGCGATACTGGATTACCTTTTGTCGACCCGTTGATGTCAGTGTTGGAGCCTTTGAAGGTGGCAACTTTGGCCACTTTGGAAGCTGGCAAACTACCGTTGATGCTCGGCGGCGAACATAGTTTGTCTGTAGGTCCCATCTCAGCTTGTTTGGAGAAGTATGGCTCGGAGCTTGCGGTCTTCTGGATCGATGCCCATGCCGATGTTAATACGCCCGGAGTCAGTCCATCGCTAAACGTTCACGGGATGCCATTGGCATTGTTGAGCGGGGCGGATAGCGGATCAGGTGATAACAACATTGACTCAGACTGGATTCGGTTGCAATCAGTAGTTGGAGATACTAAGCTTCCAATTCCGCACGTTTCGTGGCTGGGTCTGAGAGATGTTGACGAAGGAGAGCAGGAACCGGTTGGGCACGGCTTTCCGATTTCGATGCATCGCATTGACCGATACGGAATCGTGGATGCATGGGAAAGAATCGTTCAGCGGATTAGAGACTGTGGCTGTAGGTATCTCTATGTCTCTTTTGACGTTGACGTGATGGATCCGATTCTTGCGCCCGGAACGGGAACCTCGGTCCGTGGGGGACTAACCTACCGCGAGGCTCACCTCTTGGCTGAACTCATGCACGACACTCTGTCCTCGCCAAACGCTCCTTTCAAGCTGATTGGGCTCGATTTAGTTGAAGTGTCTCCAATCCACGACACCAACAACCAGACGGCAACGGTCACGGTCGAGTGGGTAGCCAGTTTGTTCGGAAAGCGAATCTTGCGAGGTGCGTTTTGA
- a CDS encoding flavin prenyltransferase UbiX — protein MSSTGRLVVSVTGASGAIYAKRFLLQAAKHYSDIYLILSKQAPQVASTELGVSFDLENFSTLAWLGEDLPQIKLLDSKNYFTPPASGSFRHDGMVIIPCSMGTAGRIANGISDDLTTRAADVCLKEKRKLILVPREMPWNLIMLRNLTTLAEAGATILPACPAWYTNPQTLDDLADTVIARVLQNLGVEQTVQAEWMID, from the coding sequence ATGAGTTCCACCGGTCGGCTAGTGGTTTCGGTTACAGGCGCGAGCGGTGCCATTTACGCAAAGAGGTTCTTACTCCAGGCCGCAAAGCACTATTCAGATATCTATTTGATCCTGAGTAAGCAAGCTCCTCAAGTTGCGAGCACTGAGCTTGGAGTGAGCTTCGATCTGGAAAATTTTTCGACTCTTGCTTGGCTCGGTGAAGACCTTCCTCAAATCAAGCTTTTGGATTCAAAAAACTACTTCACCCCACCCGCGAGCGGATCGTTTAGACACGACGGGATGGTGATCATTCCATGTTCGATGGGGACTGCGGGCAGGATTGCGAACGGTATCAGTGACGACCTGACAACGAGAGCGGCGGACGTCTGTTTGAAGGAGAAGCGCAAGCTGATTCTCGTGCCGAGAGAGATGCCTTGGAACCTAATTATGCTTCGAAACTTGACGACTCTGGCCGAAGCTGGAGCAACGATCTTGCCGGCTTGTCCAGCTTGGTATACGAACCCGCAAACTCTAGACGATCTGGCAGATACCGTTATCGCAAGAGTCCTTCAGAATCTTGGGGTCGAACAGACGGTTCAAGCTGAGTGGATGATTGACTGA
- a CDS encoding GDSL-type esterase/lipase family protein, with product MLTTLAIIFSAQVSITSAHRLNEEWWKARHERCVEQTKQGGHELIFIGDSITQGWEGGGKATWDKYYGSRKAANYGFSGDRTEHVLWRMENGEIVGEKPKVAVMMIGTNNIGHGSSDAAATALGVKTIVGKLRSVMPATKILLLGIFPRGATSTDKMRMDVASATSQFSTLADGKNVFFLDIGRHYMTRNGDMWTGLMPDLLHPNSGGYEIWAKAMEPTLKQLLGD from the coding sequence ATGCTAACCACCCTTGCAATCATTTTCTCCGCACAGGTTTCGATCACGTCCGCTCATCGGCTGAATGAGGAGTGGTGGAAGGCTCGCCACGAGCGCTGCGTTGAGCAGACAAAGCAAGGCGGCCACGAGTTGATCTTTATTGGAGACTCAATCACCCAGGGTTGGGAAGGCGGCGGAAAGGCGACTTGGGACAAGTATTACGGTTCGCGAAAGGCGGCCAACTACGGCTTTAGCGGCGACCGAACAGAACACGTTCTGTGGCGGATGGAGAACGGCGAGATCGTTGGCGAGAAGCCCAAGGTTGCGGTCATGATGATCGGCACAAACAACATCGGACACGGTTCGTCGGACGCCGCAGCGACGGCACTAGGAGTGAAAACCATCGTTGGGAAACTGCGATCAGTGATGCCTGCTACAAAGATTCTTCTACTCGGCATTTTCCCAAGGGGAGCGACTTCGACCGACAAGATGCGGATGGACGTCGCCTCGGCCACATCACAGTTCTCGACTTTGGCCGACGGAAAGAACGTTTTCTTTCTCGATATTGGGCGGCACTACATGACCCGAAACGGCGACATGTGGACCGGCCTGATGCCTGACCTTCTGCACCCGAATTCCGGCGGATACGAAATTTGGGCAAAAGCAATGGAGCCGACCTTGAAGCAGCTACTCGGCGACTAG
- a CDS encoding KpsF/GutQ family sugar-phosphate isomerase, with protein sequence MATEWMLACPGRVICCGIGKSGHIANKTAATLASTGTPSFFLHAAEAVHGDLGMVTENDIVLLYTHSGETDELVRLFPSFRSSGARTILITGRPASTAARLSDLVLDTGVREEACPNNLAPTTSTTVMLALSDALAIAVMESRGFGKEDFAKYHPAGALGKRLLLTVENVMRPLAETATATLDSTVLEVMKSIATAGVGAACVLNQQHELLGFVTEGDLRRHLLKTPINIEATSSEFMTRNPGTIEPELLAIEALEVFQNYPVKIGELPVVKDGKVVGLLMLKDLMRSGIV encoded by the coding sequence TTGGCTACCGAATGGATGCTCGCTTGTCCGGGTCGGGTCATCTGTTGCGGTATCGGCAAATCCGGACATATCGCCAATAAAACGGCGGCGACTCTCGCCTCAACTGGCACGCCTTCCTTCTTCCTTCACGCTGCCGAAGCCGTCCATGGTGACCTTGGTATGGTCACGGAAAATGACATTGTCCTTCTCTACACTCACAGTGGAGAAACCGACGAGCTCGTTCGCCTGTTCCCTTCTTTTAGATCGTCCGGAGCCCGAACCATTCTCATTACGGGAAGACCTGCTTCAACAGCCGCACGCCTGAGCGACTTAGTTCTCGATACCGGAGTAAGAGAAGAGGCCTGCCCAAACAACCTTGCTCCAACTACCAGCACCACAGTCATGCTAGCACTGAGCGACGCGCTGGCGATCGCTGTGATGGAATCCCGAGGATTTGGAAAGGAAGACTTTGCAAAGTATCACCCTGCGGGTGCCCTCGGGAAGCGTCTTCTGCTAACTGTCGAAAACGTGATGCGCCCACTTGCCGAAACCGCCACCGCAACTCTGGACAGCACCGTTCTAGAGGTGATGAAGTCAATCGCAACCGCCGGGGTCGGTGCGGCATGCGTCCTCAATCAGCAGCATGAGCTACTAGGTTTTGTTACTGAGGGTGACTTAAGACGCCACCTCCTCAAAACCCCGATCAATATTGAGGCAACCAGCTCCGAGTTCATGACCAGGAACCCTGGCACCATTGAACCCGAACTCCTAGCGATTGAAGCATTAGAAGTCTTCCAAAACTATCCCGTCAAGATTGGTGAGCTTCCTGTAGTTAAAGATGGAAAAGTCGTCGGCCTGCTAATGCTCAAAGACCTTATGCGCTCGGGGATCGTCTGA